The Salvia splendens isolate huo1 unplaced genomic scaffold, SspV2 ctg277, whole genome shotgun sequence genome has a segment encoding these proteins:
- the LOC121789567 gene encoding ABSCISIC ACID-INSENSITIVE 5-like protein 7, with translation MGIQTMNSHVSGGGQQSHVQHHPLQRCNSWLGLTLDKVERHLLGNLAKPLGSMNLDELLKKVWTTDTSRSSGMESIETSPAASLQRQASWSLARAFTGKTVNEVWRDIQRGYKMSNVEGFGSQERTPTLGEMTLEDFLVKAGMYVSNASSVSIEPMMSLDSALKSHKFSSQMRSLSPSPSIDDLSDTPLPGRKRMSGDLEKTIERRLRRKIKNRESAARSRARKQAYHNELVTKVSRLEEENSKLKKEKEFEQITTCEACTLRFQLRRTSSF, from the exons ATGGGGATTCAGACAATGAATTCTCATGTGAGTGGTGGGGGGCAGCAATCTCATGTACAGCATCATCCACTGCAACGTTGCAACTCGTGGTTAGGCCTAACGCTAGACAAAGTCGAGAGGCACTTGCTAGGTAATTTGGCAAAGCCATTAGGAAGCATGAACCTTGATGAGTTGCTCAAGAAAGTGTGGACCACTGATACTAGCCGCTCCTCTGGGATGGAGAGCATCGAAACATCCCCTGCAGCGTCACTGCAGCGCCAAGCGAGTTGGTCGCTTGCTAGGGCTTTCACAGGGAAGACGGTGAATGAGGTGTGGAGGGATATCCAGCGAGGGTATAAGATGAGCAATGTGGAGGGCTTCGGTAGCCAGGAAAGAACCCCGACCCTTGGTGAGATGACTTTGGAGGATTTTTTGGTGAAAGCAGGGATGTACGTGTCCAATGCTTCCTCCGTTTCTATTGAACCCATGATGTCCTTGGATAGCGCACTCAAGTCCCACAAATTCTCATCTCAAATGAGGTCGTTGTCTCCTTCGCCTTCAATCGATGATTTGTCAGATACTCCATTGCCTGGCCGGAAGAGGATGTCTGGGGATCTTGAGAAGACCATCGAGAGGAGGCTAAGGCGAAAAATTAAGAACAGAGAGTCTGCTGCACGTTCACGTGCAAGGAAACAG GCCTACCACAATGAGTTGGTGACCAAGGTCTCACGACTTGAAGAGGAAAATTCGAAGCTTAAGAAGGAAAAG GAATTCGAACAGATAACCACATGTGAGGCCTGCACACTAAGGTTTCAGCTGCGAAGAACTTCTTCGTTCTAA